TCGCGGCTCATCCCCCCCGTCCACTCAggccgcgggcctgcaggcaggcgacgctgccggcTCCACGCCCGACGtcccctcctctgccgctgcgtctgGGGCATCTGGAAGCGATTTATGTCGCACTACCTTTGGCCTGCAGTCAGTGCTGGATGCAGAGGAGATAGAGCACCCGCGTTTCACtcaaggcgacggcgcgcgcacgcgccagccAAGCGGCACTCCGCACATCCGCCTCTCCGACCTGGGGGAAGGGGGGCCCCTCGGGGCTGCCCTGCCGCCCGCATGCGCTCCGGTCGCTgaggccgcgggctcgccttCACTGCAGGATTCGTTCGTtcttctttcgcctctgccggGAACTCAAGCTCCGTCCTCGGCGCTCCCCGAAGAGGAGGGTGCCGCTTCATCGCCCGCGGCATCTGGGAAGTTGCGTCCATTGGAGGCGTCGCcaggctcctcctcctcatcGAGCTGGCCGGCGGGGTCGCTCAGTGAGCGGTCTGCGCCGTTGCCCCAGGACGCGCCTCGGCAGCAGTTTGTGGAGAGTCTCCTGGCGGGCGAAGGCTGGACGCAGCTCGTCCTCGATGACGCTGCACTTTGCGCCAAGTGCCTCGCGGTGACAGTTGGTCAGCTCGAGCAGCAACTCGAGGAAGAGCGCGCCCTGCTGTGCCAGtactcgcgcgcgctccgcaGACTGAAGAAGCACCGGCGccaggaggccgcgaggcagcggagagacggagagacagcgaacaGAGCAGAGgggggagacggcgacgacgcggcccAGCGAGACGAAATAAAGACTCCAAGGGGTGCGCCGCTgggggcgacggagacagagacgcagagcggcgcggagcagCCTGCGCAAGGCCCATctgcgagccgcgaaggcgactcgCTGATGCCCTCTGGTACGGTCGCCAGCCGGAGCGCGCCCGACAGGAATGGAGAGGCtgaacgcgcggcggctgcgaacGAGGAGCTgtcgcacgcgcagctcgctgcagctgttATGAAAGCTCACGAGGAGttcgaagaaggagaagaagcagaggaacAGCTTCTCGAGGAGATTGCCACGCTCGAGCTCCTGCAGCTCCAGCTCTGGTTTCAGTCGTCCGCGCAACAGGATCAGGTTGCTCAGCAAGAAGAGGTGAGAAGGACACCACAGAGTCCGCAGTGCGTAGTGCCGGTAGTTCAGATGCGCCACGGCCGCGGCTCGGGCGACTCACCTGCGAGTTtttcggggggggggagggggggggacgaAATGTGGTGTGTGCTTTTTCCCGCTTTTTGGGATCGCGGGAGTGGCTTGCATGCCGCTGCACGAATTCGACTCCGCGCGACGCGTCTCTGGCGATCCGCTTCCGCATTCGTTGTCTGCTgttttcgccgccgctgcgcaggcgaccgcagcgATGCTGCGCGAACGCGACTACGTGAGGAGTCAAGTGCGGAGGCTGAAGCAGCTGAACGTGATGAACGACGCCTTCCACATCTGGACAGACGGCGCGCTTCCATCCATCAACTCCTGCCGAGTCGGTGAGGCcttttgtctctctcttggCTCCAGGGCCACGGGACCCGCAAGCCGCTGCATCCTTCTTTGCGGCGTCACTGCAGGCCCGTTCGCCGTGGCGTCGAGTGGGTGGGTTTGagactccgcttcatatcgtaccaGAGTGGCACTTCCCAGCGGCAGGGGTTCCTCGCGGATGAGGCGTTCCCCATTCGTCGACGGGAGTTggccgcgcgtgtgtgcgtcttcTCATGGCTGCCGTTCCGCAGGGCGGCTGGCGTCTCCCGCAGGTCCCAGCTGGACCGAAATCAACACCGGCTGGGGTCACAtgtgtcttcttctcgacGTCCTTTTTCGGAAAGTCTACGTCCACCCTACGCACTaccggctgctgccgcgcggccctTATTCCTGTTTAATCAGGTAAGGCTTCTCCGCGAGTCGTCGCCGGTGTCGTCTTCCGGCTGACGGCTGCGAGGATCAACACTGTGTTCGAGAGCGTGCTGAGGGAGTCTCGTGAAGCGCTGCACCGGGGGGTTGCCACGTCGGTGCGGGAGCTAGCCGTGAGaccgcgtgcgcgtggcCTGCTTACTCCAAAACAGATCTGTCTGGTCGACTTCGCTTTGCCGTGCTGAAGAGGAGCGCCTAGGAacagcggcgggcgagagcTCAGGGCGCTACTCGGGGGGAGTGCCGCTTGATGAGCATCCGCTACTGTAGGGGAGAAGTGATTCGTATGTTTTTTTGACTCCGCACGCTTGGGCGTGTCTTTGtgccgcgcgcatgcatctggTTGCTTGCCGGCTCGCCCTGAATTCCCTCTCTGTGTCGCGTGTCTGGATCGCAGGAGGAAAGACGACACAGTTTTGCCGCTGCAAGGGGGCACGAGTGAGACCGGTCTCAGCCGGTTCTTCTACAGCAATCGGCGGTTTGACGCGGCCACTGCCGCCTTCTTAGAATGCGTACAGGAGGTGAGACACGACGCGTGAAAATGCAGAGGACGTGAGGATAccacgaggagag
This portion of the Besnoitia besnoiti strain Bb-Ger1 chromosome VII, whole genome shotgun sequence genome encodes:
- a CDS encoding hypothetical protein (encoded by transcript BESB_080600); its protein translation is MATNTVHRCVDCAAPLVFVHDSAPPACLLPAEVLEEVAAGASRRIRGSSPPSTQAAGLQAGDAAGSTPDVPSSAAASGASGSDLCRTTFGLQSVLDAEEIEHPRFTQGDGARTRQPSGTPHIRLSDLGEGGPLGAALPPACAPVAEAAGSPSLQDSFVLLSPLPGTQAPSSALPEEEGAASSPAASGKLRPLEASPGSSSSSSWPAGSLSERSAPLPQDAPRQQFVESLLAGEGWTQLVLDDAALCAKCLAVTVGQLEQQLEEERALLCQYSRALRRLKKHRRQEAARQRRDGETANRAEGGDGDDAAQRDEIKTPRGAPLGATETETQSGAEQPAQGPSASREGDSLMPSGTVASRSAPDRNGEAERAAAANEELSHAQLAAAVMKAHEEFEEGEEAEEQLLEEIATLELLQLQLWFQSSAQQDQVAQQEEATAAMLRERDYVRSQVRRLKQLNVMNDAFHIWTDGALPSINSCRVGRLASPAGPSWTEINTGWGHMCLLLDVLFRKVYVHPTHYRLLPRGPYSCLIRRKDDTVLPLQGGTSETGLSRFFYSNRRFDAATAAFLECVQELYEALVHFARQPWPPYASPDLQTPLEPPELPFAIDGDRVGGLSVRLQLSQDERWSKAVKYLLIDLKWLLGYVEKVCVVLPSVT